A genomic region of Mitsuaria sp. 7 contains the following coding sequences:
- a CDS encoding sugar kinase, producing the protein MTTRVAVIGECMLELKGEAFGAMTLGYGGDTFNTAVYLRRCGAAAGLEVAYATAVGEDGLSSGLLDRWREQGIATRLVRRLAGRMPGLYMIEVDGRGERSFHYWRDTAAAKAYFDVERTPLEIHADDFDALYLSGITLAILPPAGRERLYALMGAMRERGAHVVFDNNYRPRLWADRYAARVEFERAFSLATIALVTADDHQALMDLPDIDAAIAHAKALSPPEMLIKRGASSTLVRAGDAQRRPAQAAGPHPNPLPQAGEGVCEWLEAPTQWVERVVDTTAAGDSFAGGYLARRLSGHDAVSAATHGNRVAARVIGHPGAIIPVEAMADLL; encoded by the coding sequence ATGACAACGCGCGTGGCCGTGATCGGCGAATGCATGCTGGAGCTCAAGGGCGAGGCCTTCGGCGCGATGACGCTGGGCTACGGCGGCGACACCTTCAACACCGCCGTCTACCTGCGTCGTTGCGGCGCGGCGGCGGGGCTGGAGGTGGCGTATGCGACGGCCGTCGGCGAGGACGGTCTCAGTTCCGGTCTGCTCGATCGCTGGCGCGAACAGGGCATAGCTACGCGGTTGGTGCGGCGGCTCGCAGGCCGCATGCCGGGGCTCTACATGATCGAGGTCGATGGCCGCGGCGAGCGCAGCTTCCACTACTGGCGCGACACCGCCGCGGCGAAGGCGTACTTCGACGTCGAGCGCACGCCGCTGGAGATCCACGCGGACGACTTCGATGCGCTCTACCTCAGCGGCATCACGCTGGCGATCCTGCCGCCGGCGGGGCGCGAGCGGCTCTACGCGCTCATGGGCGCGATGCGCGAGCGCGGCGCCCACGTCGTCTTCGACAACAACTACCGGCCTCGCCTGTGGGCGGACCGGTACGCGGCGCGTGTCGAGTTCGAACGGGCGTTCTCGCTCGCCACGATCGCGCTGGTGACGGCGGACGATCATCAGGCACTGATGGATCTGCCCGACATCGATGCGGCCATCGCGCATGCGAAGGCGCTGTCGCCGCCGGAGATGCTGATCAAACGCGGCGCTTCATCGACGCTCGTTCGTGCCGGCGACGCGCAACGGCGGCCTGCGCAGGCCGCTGGCCCTCACCCCAACCCTCTCCCGCAAGCGGGAGAGGGAGTCTGCGAGTGGCTCGAAGCGCCGACGCAGTGGGTCGAGCGCGTCGTCGATACGACGGCAGCGGGCGACTCTTTCGCCGGTGGCTATCTGGCACGTCGACTGTCGGGGCACGATGCCGTGAGCGCGGCAACGCATGGCAACCGCGTCGCGGCGCGTGTGATCGGCCATCCCGGCGCGATCATTCCCGTCGAAGCGATGGCGGATCTGCTCTGA
- a CDS encoding TonB-dependent receptor gives MTRLAACLLGAATLSLPAWSQDQAAPPAAAASAADKALDTVVVTGIRASLESALNAKRQDRGIVDVIKAEDIAKFPDTNLAESLQRIPGVVIDRDAGEGRNITVRGLGADFTRVRINGIEALATTGGTDSSGGANRSRGFDFNVFAAELFNTITVRKSSSAEVDEGSLGATVDLQAARPFDFNKRVIAASVKARYNDLARETDPRAAFLLSDVFLDKKLGVLVSGAYSKRRLFEEGFSTVRWDNGPSSGGWCSPQGVTPANPTTTAANCGPAAQGVPRLPASAGATAAYNAASSADNFHPRLPRYGRLTHDQDRLGLTGSIQFKPTDSTLLTFDMLYSKLDATRREDFLEAISFSRTASQGGKPQTSVVEAQYAPNGALQYGVFNGVDIRAESRYDELTTTFRQPSLTLEQDITDHLKLNAKVGRADSKFRNPVQTTVTLDALNVNGYTLDFRNNDRLPVIKYPFDPTAQNGALQIVGVPQVTTGTQPTTVTNTTTSEIRIRPQGANNVNDIAHLDLAWEVMPDTLTLKAGVDYKKYSFDTFEFRRINQNDTIFSPAAGSGVLTKMLTGFGRGLSLPAGTPTSWVIPDLNAIAAAYDIYCNCIKNGPAGGPGDYTLSSTTNGNARGNNRAVVEKDTGGFVQADFEGRVLGLRMQGNVGVRYVVTEQDATGYLATGGGTEVVIGQKYKDWLPALNVSANLTKDLIARFAAAKVMARPQLGNLNPGGTISTTGTLSITTGNPYLKPFRAKTFDGSLEWYFGRNAFIGVGLFQKNIDTYIQSLRTNAPYNQTGLPMSLLPSNFTGEEVFQLTTPINTPGGKLRGIELNYQQPFTFLPGWGKNFGTVLNYTYVKSKITYLISPTSNSTISDDLLNMSPKSWNATLYYDDNTFSARVSASKRSSFLTRVPGQNNNDVEGKNASLNVDASISYKVSDNLTITLEGVNLTNEVNDQFISRARNSPVVYHVTGREFLLGAAYKF, from the coding sequence TTGACCCGACTCGCCGCCTGCCTCCTCGGCGCGGCCACGCTGTCGCTGCCTGCCTGGAGCCAGGACCAGGCCGCGCCCCCTGCGGCCGCCGCATCGGCGGCGGACAAGGCGCTCGACACGGTGGTCGTCACCGGCATCCGCGCCTCGCTGGAAAGCGCGCTGAACGCCAAGCGCCAGGACCGCGGCATCGTCGACGTGATCAAGGCCGAGGACATCGCCAAGTTCCCCGACACCAACCTGGCCGAATCGCTGCAGCGCATCCCGGGCGTCGTCATCGACCGCGACGCCGGCGAGGGCCGCAACATCACCGTGCGCGGCCTGGGCGCGGACTTCACGCGCGTGCGCATCAACGGCATCGAGGCGCTGGCCACCACCGGCGGCACCGACAGCTCCGGCGGCGCGAACCGCTCGCGCGGCTTCGACTTCAACGTCTTCGCCGCGGAGCTCTTCAACACGATCACCGTGCGCAAGAGCAGCTCCGCCGAGGTGGACGAAGGCTCGCTGGGTGCGACCGTCGACCTGCAGGCCGCGCGGCCCTTCGACTTCAACAAGCGCGTCATCGCCGCCTCGGTGAAGGCCCGCTACAACGACCTGGCGCGCGAGACCGATCCGCGCGCGGCCTTCCTCCTCAGCGACGTGTTCCTCGACAAGAAGCTGGGCGTGCTGGTCTCGGGCGCGTACTCGAAGCGCCGGCTCTTCGAGGAAGGCTTCTCGACGGTGCGCTGGGACAACGGCCCCTCGTCCGGCGGCTGGTGCTCGCCGCAAGGCGTGACCCCCGCGAATCCGACGACCACCGCCGCCAACTGCGGCCCCGCCGCGCAGGGCGTGCCGCGCCTGCCCGCGTCGGCCGGCGCGACCGCGGCCTACAACGCGGCCAGCAGCGCCGACAACTTCCACCCGCGCCTGCCGCGTTACGGCCGGCTCACGCATGACCAGGACCGGCTCGGCCTGACCGGCTCCATCCAGTTCAAGCCGACGGACAGCACGCTGCTGACCTTCGACATGCTGTACTCGAAGCTCGACGCGACGCGGCGCGAGGACTTTCTCGAGGCCATCTCGTTCAGCCGCACGGCCAGCCAGGGCGGCAAGCCGCAGACCAGCGTGGTGGAGGCGCAGTACGCGCCCAACGGCGCACTGCAGTACGGCGTGTTCAACGGCGTCGACATCCGCGCCGAGTCGCGCTACGACGAGCTCACGACCACCTTCCGTCAACCGAGCCTGACGCTGGAGCAGGACATCACCGACCACCTCAAGCTCAATGCGAAGGTGGGCCGGGCGGACTCCAAGTTCCGCAACCCCGTGCAGACCACGGTCACGCTGGATGCCTTGAACGTCAACGGCTACACGCTGGACTTCCGCAACAACGACCGGCTGCCGGTCATCAAGTACCCCTTCGATCCGACGGCACAGAACGGCGCGCTGCAGATCGTCGGCGTGCCGCAGGTCACCACGGGCACGCAGCCGACGACGGTCACCAACACGACCACCAGCGAGATCCGCATCCGGCCGCAGGGGGCCAACAACGTCAACGACATCGCGCATCTGGACCTGGCGTGGGAAGTGATGCCGGACACGCTGACGTTGAAGGCCGGGGTCGACTACAAGAAATACAGCTTCGACACCTTTGAGTTCCGGCGCATCAACCAGAACGACACGATCTTCTCGCCGGCGGCGGGATCGGGCGTGCTGACGAAGATGCTGACGGGCTTCGGTCGCGGGCTGAGCCTGCCGGCGGGCACGCCGACCTCGTGGGTCATCCCCGACCTCAACGCGATCGCCGCGGCCTACGACATCTACTGCAACTGCATCAAGAACGGTCCCGCGGGCGGTCCGGGCGACTACACGCTGTCCTCCACCACCAACGGCAACGCGCGCGGCAACAACCGCGCGGTGGTGGAGAAGGACACCGGCGGCTTCGTGCAGGCGGACTTCGAAGGTCGCGTGCTGGGCTTGCGCATGCAGGGCAACGTCGGCGTGCGCTACGTCGTGACCGAGCAGGACGCGACCGGCTACCTCGCCACCGGCGGCGGCACCGAGGTCGTGATCGGACAGAAGTACAAGGACTGGCTGCCGGCATTGAACGTCTCGGCCAACCTGACCAAGGACCTGATCGCGCGCTTCGCGGCGGCCAAGGTGATGGCGCGTCCTCAGCTGGGCAACCTGAATCCGGGCGGCACCATCAGCACCACCGGCACGCTATCGATCACCACGGGCAACCCGTACCTGAAGCCCTTCCGCGCGAAGACCTTCGATGGCAGCCTGGAGTGGTACTTCGGCCGCAACGCCTTCATCGGCGTGGGCCTGTTCCAGAAGAACATCGACACCTACATACAGAGCCTGCGCACCAACGCGCCGTACAACCAGACGGGGCTGCCGATGTCGCTGCTGCCGTCCAACTTCACCGGCGAGGAAGTGTTCCAGCTCACCACGCCGATCAACACCCCCGGGGGCAAGCTGCGCGGCATCGAGCTGAACTACCAGCAGCCGTTCACCTTCCTGCCAGGCTGGGGTAAGAACTTCGGCACGGTGCTGAACTACACCTACGTGAAGTCCAAGATCACCTACCTGATCTCGCCGACCAGCAACTCGACCATCTCGGACGACCTGCTCAACATGTCGCCCAAGTCGTGGAACGCGACGCTGTACTACGACGACAACACCTTCAGCGCGCGGGTGTCGGCATCCAAGCGGTCCTCGTTCCTCACGCGCGTGCCGGGGCAGAACAACAACGACGTCGAAGGGAAGAACGCGTCGCTCAACGTGGACGCGTCGATCTCATACAAGGTCAGCGACAACCTCACGATCACGCTGGAGGGCGTCAACCTGACCAACGAGGTGAACGACCAGTTCATCTCGAGGGCACGGAACAGCCCGGTCGTCTATCACGTGACAGGGCGGGAGTTCCTGCTGGGGGCAGCGTACAAGTTCTGA
- a CDS encoding rhamnogalacturonan acetylesterase, with the protein MKKSWLAALVLVAGAAHAQDAPSSLRVILVGDSTMATKSGYGDALCARFKPEVSCLNVAKGGRSTKSFRAEGLWGQVLTLLRDRLAGQADVVLMQFGHNDQPGKPGRSTDLQTEFPVNLAGYIADVAPTGARLVMLTPLTRRSFNAQGRLENNLRPWADATIRVSAEHQVPLLDLNAISHAAVQAMGETEADTLAMAPKPIDAPAQAASAPERAGAANPVFDRTHLGAKGAQVFSAMVAEQLVVVMPELKRWMR; encoded by the coding sequence ATGAAGAAGTCATGGCTCGCGGCGCTGGTCCTTGTGGCTGGCGCCGCACATGCGCAGGACGCGCCGTCTTCGCTGCGCGTGATCCTCGTCGGCGATTCGACGATGGCCACGAAGAGCGGCTACGGCGATGCGCTGTGCGCGCGCTTCAAGCCGGAGGTGAGCTGCCTCAACGTCGCCAAGGGCGGACGCAGCACGAAGAGCTTCCGCGCCGAAGGCCTCTGGGGTCAGGTGTTGACGCTGCTGCGCGATCGACTGGCAGGCCAGGCCGACGTGGTGCTGATGCAGTTCGGCCACAACGACCAGCCCGGCAAGCCGGGCCGCTCCACCGACCTGCAGACGGAGTTCCCGGTGAACCTCGCGGGCTACATCGCCGACGTCGCGCCGACCGGCGCGCGGCTGGTGATGCTGACGCCGCTCACGCGCCGGAGCTTCAATGCGCAGGGCAGGCTCGAGAACAATCTGCGGCCTTGGGCCGACGCGACGATCCGCGTCAGCGCGGAGCATCAGGTGCCTCTGCTCGACTTGAACGCGATCAGCCACGCCGCGGTCCAGGCGATGGGCGAGACGGAGGCAGACACGCTCGCGATGGCGCCGAAGCCGATCGACGCGCCCGCGCAGGCCGCGTCTGCGCCGGAACGTGCCGGCGCCGCGAATCCCGTCTTCGATCGCACGCACCTCGGCGCCAAGGGCGCGCAGGTGTTTTCGGCGATGGTCGCCGAGCAACTGGTCGTGGTGATGCCGGAGCTCAAGCGCTGGATGCGCTGA